In the Streptomyces cinnamoneus genome, TGCCTTCGAACAGGGCGGTGGCCGCCGCGTTGGACTCGTCCACCTCGGCCCATGCCGAAGCGGTCCCGGAGCGATGAAGCGAACCTAGCACGTGGGCCAGTAGCGCCCGGGCGATGCCGCGACGGTGACTGTCCGCCCGGACGGCGATCAGCCCGATCCGTGGCCGCCGGGGCAGCGGCGTCACCCGGACCAGGCCCACGTACTGGTCGAAGTGCCGCGCCACCACGTACTTCGACGGGTCGACCAGGGTGGTCCCCGCCGGGCGGGGCAGCACCTCGGCCGGCATCGTCCGCCAGCCGGCGGCGGCCTCGACCTCGTCGCGGACGACGCGGTCCAGGGCGCGCAGCGGGTCCTCCTCCGCCTCGCCGGCGGGCACGATCGTCACGCCCGACGGGAGCCGCACCGAGCCGAGACGGGTGACGCGCGGGTCTGTGGGTACGAGGTAGCCCCACTCGCGGCGTACGGTGGTGAAGCC is a window encoding:
- a CDS encoding GNAT family N-acetyltransferase, which produces MNPLHSASHTGNHEVVVTRVSDTQWHAVEDDRVVGSGDASRRPDGRLFISVDAWHGAVFDHIADAMLADLPAPLHTVVDEADHDSRSAWERAGFTTVRREWGYLVPTDPRVTRLGSVRLPSGVTIVPAGEAEEDPLRALDRVVRDEVEAAAGWRTMPAEVLPRPAGTTLVDPSKYVVARHFDQYVGLVRVTPLPRRPRIGLIAVRADSHRRGIARALLAHVLGSLHRSGTASAWAEVDESNAAATALFEGIGARRAGSTLELVRR